From the genome of Chaetodon trifascialis isolate fChaTrf1 chromosome 4, fChaTrf1.hap1, whole genome shotgun sequence:
GTAAAAATGACATGGGTGTTTTTCCAACTGTACATAAAGGCAGCATAGCTCGGAATACGGTGACGTAAAAAGTAGGTGTGGTTAAGGTTGTGTCACAGCATTCGTTGCTAGGCTGCTAGCTAGTGGGTTCTCAAAATCAAGTCTCTTTACCGTTTTTCCTCTCGAAATCCCCAAACCATGCCGACACCGTAATAGTTGAAGGACGACACATGCATGCGAAGATACGTCGATACCTTTAAACAATCAAACAACACTAAGGTTTGTGCTTGGGTTCAACAAACCGCCTCGGAGGGCAACTCTACGACCCACATCTAGGCGCAAAGTCGTTGCTTGCTAACTTAGCATCCTCCTTGATATGTCAACACGTAGCTGCAGAGTTTGCTAATGCAgatgttttgattattttacaTTCCGAGAACGTTAATGGTGTGGTTAAATGTCAGTGTAACTTTAGCTAACCTGGCATTGCTTCGTTAACGTTAACAAATCAGGGCTTCATAATCCCCGAGCAAGCTGTCAAGATGGAACTGCAGAGATCAACAACGTGAGACAGGCAAGTGGATCCACTCCTGCACCCTTTCAGCAGAGATAAATAAGATTTTGTGTGCATGATAACAGTGGAAGTTACAGCTTTGGAAGCGACTGAGTTTACGaaaaattcacatttaagaaaaaGTGCAAGGGATGATTTCAACACTAACTCTTTTTTGCTGAAATTCACTGACTGAATACATACCTGTAATTATTTTTAAGTGGTCTTAACTGTACGTCCGCATATTACCACcacatttttgctgcttttggCTGGCACTGCCATCTCTGTATCTGTATCCTCTCTTACAGGAAGATGCTGGCATTGGGAACTTACCAAAATTAGCTGTGAACTAGAAGgacacaaaatgatttttttcccacGTCCACCTTCATTCTCATGACACCAACAGGAAGATATGGGCATCCTAAGACTGGTAGCCAGAATCATGGGTAGGATCAGTACTTTCAGGTCCTATCAGTTTGTGCTCCTCCTGGCTGCTGCACTTGCTGTGGCAGCCTTTTACTACTTTGGCTCAGAGAGACAGAACTTCTCCAGCACCACAAAGAGGATCAAGCAGACCCAGGCCAGCCACAACACCAACAGGAACGATGCAGATTTAACTGTGGACACCAGCCTCTCACACCCAGCTGGGTCTGAGGAGCAAAGAGGGGAAGAGCAACATGTAGGCGGAGAGAGCGAAGGATTTAGGTCCAGAACAGAGGACGGGGAAGCCGGTGACCATCGCTACCACGCACTCATGATGTTCACCAAGGTGGACAAGAGCCGGAGCCTGCAGGACAAGTTCAGGGTGGCCATGTTGTCTATGGTTAAGCACGGACGCTTCCTGGAAGGAGAGGTATTAGTCCTTCATTTCGTGAGCGACCAAGCCAGCAAAGAACTGGGAGAGAGGATGCTGCAGGAATTTCTCCTTGATGCAACGTTTAAATATGAGGTAGGtagtctgaaaatgtgtttgcactATGCCACAGCTTTGTTCTCTATTGGTTTCAGGATAAGAATAAAACCTTCATGATGTTTGACATGACAGAAGTTTATTTTAAAGTTGCCTTTGATGTGCATTGAAATCACTTGAGTTTGGTTTTATGCCATTGAGATAGTGGGTTAGTATACATGGCACAATTCAAAATATGCTTTTATTGAGCTatgtgaggacagagaaaaggaagttAGTATTGGCAGCATGATCTTTGTAATGAATCAGTGCCGGAGGGACACGTTTGTGAGGCTGTTTGGTTTACTGTTGAATCTGTCTTTGAATATTTCAATGTGTGAAACTACTATCAGGGAAACCCACAGTATGTTTGAAACAAACTAGTTTGCACAGCATGTCATCTGACTACAACCTGGAGGTAACGTCATTTGAGGCTTAATGACCCCTTAACCCAGGCCTCTATGAGAAAGACCTGTAGGTGCTGTTTAAAGTGGAAACACATGGGGGCAGTGTTGGCCTTCCAAACTAACTCCTCACTGCCAGGGATCCCCTCCCACCCCTCTGTGGTCTCTCTGCCAAAACAGAGGATTATGGCCCTTCTGTGTTGCTCTTTCTATTGCATGCAGTGTCCAGCCCGGTTTCTCCTCTTTTGTATTCATCACAAAGCACAAGATCATAAACTTGTTTACAAATTACTTATCCCTTTCCAAATCCCCCTCACCAGCAAGGCCGTTTCTCTCAGGATGTCTCATCATCTGCAACATGTGGTGTGGATGTTGCAGCTCTGTATTAGCTCAGGCTGATCCCATGCCTGCTTTGGATGTGTTAGGGGTTTTCTTAGCTTGGCATCTTGGCAGTTTTTGAGCCTGTTTGTCTGATTGCTTCCTGTTCATTTCACTCTCTATACTCAGACGGAGCTCAAAGTCTTAGAGGAGCACAGCTGAAGTGTGTAGTGTAAAATACTGGACAGGCACATACTGTTCAGATCCAGCGTGTGATGGTGAAGTGCTGTGAGACATGCAACACCAATATAAGATGGATCTGTTGTGTTACCAGGGTGTTAAAGAGGACCAGAGTAGGTGTCTAGAGCCCAGACTGGCATGCAGAGATTACCCCTCTACCTCTTACTTTAACAACAAGTTTTTATTACTCAGCAAGTGCTAATAGTTGCTCTGTGTATAACTGTTAAAGTTAGACAagatacaaaacacatttgtagGCATAGTAGCACAGAGTATTGACAGTATTAGCAAGATGTTGGGGTGTCACAGAATGATAcaacaaaaaatatcaaatcatAAAGGTCCTTAATTATAGCATCACAAATGTCCAAATATTTCACATGAGTTCAAACCTAAAGCATCATTTAGagacacagtgctgctgtggaaGTACAACGCAGATATTGTGAGATATTTCAAGGTTATAAGAGAGAAGTTCAAGTGATTGAGACAGGTATTGAGAAGGCAGCTGTCTCTAAGTGACCTCAAACATATGTTTGGCTGTGGGTGCTGACCACAACCTCAAGCAGCCCTGGTTTCCCTCAGACGAGGAACTTCTGGTGTACGTCATTCCCCTTTTTCCTGTCATCTGTCTACTGCTCACTCTCAAATGAAGGCCTCTAAAAATCTTAATTAAAAAAGCATGTCTTTAGCCCTCTGTCCTGCTGGAGTGAAGTTTCTTTTACTCATAATGTATGCAGTGATGTATCACTCAGGCTCCAGTTAGTATACAGTGGCCCAGGGAAACAAGTGCCTGGATTGCACTGGCAAGCTGTACTCCCAGTGGTTTTATCATCTTCATGGTATCATTACAGACCAGTGCTTTTAACCATCATGCGTTGCAAAAATGTTGAACCATGAAATGTTGAAAGCCAGTGACACAAGTACAGCCACTGTGTCCTCAGTCTCTCCTGATCTGCAGGCGCAGAAGTCATGCCAAAGTTAGTGATGGGACGGGGACTCCCGAGGGGCTGGAGGAGACAGCACATATAAAGCATGTCGCATCCttgtctgcttgtcttgatTCCTTCTAATTAATTATCTAAAAAGGAGCATGAGGATGAGATGGTGGTTATGCAAGAATTTTAGCCTCCATCACTTCCAAACGGCGGTGAATTCAGTGACCCACTTGACATTCGCACCAAACAGCCTGCACAGTCACACAGCCCAAAGGCTGCGCTCATTACTGCTGACCAGCATTCACACAGTCCTTACAACAACACACTGGAGTCTGTCCGCACTCATGACTCCATCAAATGTTTCATGCTCATATCAGTtttgaggagggagggaagcgCTATAACATTATGTAAAGTAAATTAGAAGGCACCAGCAAATACAAGAGCAAATGTCAGTTTGTGTAATAGACAGAATCATGTTGTTATGGTGACCATTGGAGGCCTTAGGAAATGTTACTGATCAGGAAATAAATGTCTAAATGAGAGGATactgttgtttttaaaggtaTGTGGGCATATAGCTTTTCCCAgtaatgtttgtgtgtagaGGATTAACTGtcttgacccccccccccccccccccatattcTCTGTTCAGGAGAGGTTAGGGTAAGCAAATCTGACCACAAAAGTCAAAAAAGGAAATCTTACTCAGTGCTTTCTTCCTCTCAGAAAACAACAACCACTGCCAAACATGTCCAGCCTCAGAAGTCAGCTATGTGCAGCTGGTTTTGATTGTGAACTAATAATATCACTTTGCCAAATACACTGAATACCAAATGTATCAGTGCAGATAGCAggacagtttttattttgttgttcagCTACttggtgtgtgtcagtgtgtcccAAAATGTGTGATCTTTGAAAAATCTTGTTTGGAAGAGGGTGGTTGGTTCGTGCCCACTGAAAAACAATGTGATCTCTTGTGTATTAATATGGTAAGCAATAGTTTGTAAGCAAAATATGATGTTCTTCAAACCTAATGGGCACTCTTTGCCAATCAACAGCCGCTTGTTCTCACACATTTACGTTCGACTCCTGGTACAGGGTGGGTCCTTAACTTGTCCCTCACAAACCACAGGTCCTAAGTATAAAATAGTAACTAGTACTTAAGATCGTCAATTTTGCTGCTACTTGAAAACAGCAGAGCTTCAATTGTGTGTTCAAGCATCTCAGTTTTCAAGGCTGGTTAGTCAGTGACTTCCTCTGGTGCCTCTATCGAAGAAAATGCAGCACATGCAACGGCTACATTCAGTGCTTCTTTAAAATCGATTTCCACTCACGTCTTAAAGTAATCCTTTATGTGGCACAGATAAAAATTATGACTGCTGGTCATATCGTGCAAGCTACAAGAGCTAATGTGCTCATAGCTGCTAACGTGCAGACTGCCGTCAACTGAGTGTCACTTGAACTTTTGAAAGGAAAgtagaaacacaaaaaacattttgtagGGCTGTGGCAGTTGGATTAGTGTGGGCTACCCAAATAAACTGTATTCATAAGAAAACTGACAGCCAGTACACAGTATATTAGTCAAAACAATGGACTTTTGTGGTCATCTTTTAGCTCTTAGAAACACTCCCACATAGACTGCGCATTGATAAGTTTTCCCCATGCCAGTCTTTATGTAGTCACTCATCGAAGCATCAAATGTAAAATTAAGTTTCAGCTGAATCAGGTTTGTCTGCCCTCAGATAATTCTATCTATGCATAGTTCAGGGGTTCTTTAGCAGCAATTATCCTTTTGTAACCAGGAGAAGTCCACCATATTTAAAGCTCTTGTGAATGCCACAGTCAGCccattgtattttttttctaactAGGCTTAAAGCGTTATGCATGTGAGTCTATTGAGGGGATGTATATTATTTGGAATACAATTTCTGAGCAAAAGTAGCCTTTtcagtaaaaaatataaatctACAGTTGTAGTCAGTTGTGCCTTTTCGGAGACACTGAACTCCTCCTGGACATGTGCATCGGCACCAACGGAAACCCTGTCATGGTTATTGTTAAGGTCGTAGTCATGCAGTGAAAGACATAATTTTGCTCTATTGTTCTCTttacttttcccacctgtcctCCTGTGGTTTGCCTCTTGGCTTTAACTGGTTGTGAATGACAGCAGGTTTgttgtgatgaaaacacagcataGGCTTTTGGTTGAAATGAAACCCCTCTTGTGTAAATTCTTGTAGCGTTTCCAAACATGAACATAGATTGTGATATTTGCACTGTGATGCAGCTTATATAACTACAGTCATTTATTTTGGACGAGTCAGAGAGATCTAATAAATGCAGGTGAATGACAATTCTCTATCAGGACTTTAACAATATTACTTATTGTACCCATGGCAGCAATTTATGTGCCACTGTATcacatgactgacagcagtCCAGAACAGCACTGATTTCTACAAACAGCAAGGCCTTATCTTAATCTGCCAGTGATCATTTAATGATGTTTGCCCATCAAGGCACACGGGCCTGATTTATAACACAACATCCATATTGTCCAGGTTTTATCTACATCCTCTAAAATGGACACTTACTGACGCCAGGCTTAACCGGAAAAGTCCAGATTCTCCTTAGGAAatacttatttttcctcttgcaGGAAGGCGTTAATGATAATCAGTGCTTactatatttttaaaaaatcctctCTCAGTAATCTGTAGAGATCTCTGCTGTACATGATCAGACCAGATCTGTGCTGCCTCACAGCTGTTGGTGGGATTTAAAGCTCAGAGGAGCAGCGCTGAAACTTGGACACAAGAAGACGGTTTTGAATGAAAATTAGGTTGTTTGACTTGGTCAGATCATCTTATGAAGCATCATTTGTAGTCCGAactttaaaaatgacacaagGCAGGTTGTTGCAAAAGAAATGTTGTTCATAGGTCTACTTAATTTTTCCGTCAGACACCATGGTCCTCTGTACCAACTGTGGGCAGTAAAAGGTTTATTTTAGGTCAGTTTTTAGCACTACCTTCCTTTCTGATGTGTGAGGCTTCAAGTTATGGTTTGTTCTGATTTTAAAGGGCTGCATCCCAACTCAAAAATGTTCACTTACGAAGTTAGATTACCTGTTTGGAAGATTTCTGTCAAGGTTGATGTGAGCCACTCACTGTGTCTCAGAACAGTCTAAACAGACTGGAACGTAGCCTTTAAGATGaggaaaatgcacatttaagcCGTATTACAATAACAAAACTCTCAGACGAAATGTACTAACAGTCTCGTGAAATGAGATGGTTAGAAGCTGCACACGTTTCCCAGCTCGGCTGCAGTTGGGGCATTGTTGTACTAACATGActccactgtgtttgtctgtcgtTCAGGTGTTGTTCCACGACGTGGCAGCTCTCACACAGAAGCTGTTCCCTATTGTCGAGGCCATGCAGAAGCACTTCAGCGCCGGTTCCGGGGCTTACTACAGTGACGCcatcttcttcctgtctgttgcCATGCATCACATCATGCCTGAAAGTAAGAAAAGTAcactttgtcacatttcatAGTTAGCTTTAGATTTAGACTTATGGCAGATGCACGAAGGTCTGAATCACCTCTGTGGAGCCCAAAGACCACCTCTTACAGGTGTTGGTGACGTCTTATCTCTAGTGGTAACTAACTGTACAGATAGTCTGGTCTTGTTTGCAGAGACATCTGTCTCTGGGATTTCTGCCACCATCCCAAAACAACTGGGTTGAATGGAATTTGTGGAGCTCTAAGCAAAATCAAATCAAGAATTGTGCCTAAAAGTTTTTTGCATATGTTACATTATATTGCTTTAACAGGTATTATTCTTAGTATTCTGCTTTGATTCTGTGGCAGGCTGTGTTTTAAATTCACTCAAATGCTCGCTTCTCTATCCTGGCACTGCTGGTGCACAGCTGGAAAAGGCAGTCTGG
Proteins encoded in this window:
- the xxylt1 gene encoding xyloside xylosyltransferase 1 — translated: MGILRLVARIMGRISTFRSYQFVLLLAAALAVAAFYYFGSERQNFSSTTKRIKQTQASHNTNRNDADLTVDTSLSHPAGSEEQRGEEQHVGGESEGFRSRTEDGEAGDHRYHALMMFTKVDKSRSLQDKFRVAMLSMVKHGRFLEGEVLVLHFVSDQASKELGERMLQEFLLDATFKYEVLFHDVAALTQKLFPIVEAMQKHFSAGSGAYYSDAIFFLSVAMHHIMPESLTRIAQLDLDLKYRTNIRDLFQEFDQFPPGAVIGITREMQPVYRHTFWQYRKENPQTKVGEPPPDGLPGFNSGVMLLDLGAMRASALYNQLLEPSNVAKLADQYRFRGHLGDQDFFTMIGMEHPELFYSLACGWNRQLCTWWRDHGYGDVFQLYYHCGGPVFIYHGNCNSPIPDD